tcgacatatgcacctaacttggtgtcatctgcaaacttactgagggtgcactcaatgccgtcatccagatcattgatgaagatgttaaagaggaccggccccagcaccgagccctgggggacgccactagtgactggcctccaactggacttggctccattcaccacaactctttgggcccggctatccagccagtttctaacccaacgaagcgtgcgccagtccaagccaagagcagccagtttcttgaggagaatgctgtgggagacggtgtcaaaagccttgctgaagtcaaggtagaccacatccacagcctttccctcgtccacccagcgcgtcactttgtcgtagaaggagatcaggttcgtcaagcaggacctgccttccataaacccatgctggctgggcctgatcgcctgcttgcccttcaagtgccgcatgatgactcccaagaggatctgctccatgagcttccctggtactgaggtcaaactgaccggcctgtagttccccgggtctgccctccggcccttcttgtagatgggcgtcacatttgctagccgccagtcagctgggacctcccccgatagccaggactgctgataaatgatggataggggcttggccagctcctctgccagttctctcagtacccttgggtggatcccatccggccccatcgatttgtggacatccaagtgccgtagcaggtcacctaccagttcttcgtggatggtgagggccacatcctgctccccgtccccttccaccagttctgggtactgggtatccagagagcaaccggttttgccgctaaagactgaggcaaagaaggcattgagcacctccgccttttcctcatctcttgtaactaagtttccccctgcatccagtaaaggatggagattctccctagtcctcctttttgtgttgatgtatttataaaagcattttttattatctttaacggcagtagccagattgagctccagacgagctttggccttcctaatcttgtccctgcacagcctcgctacatccttatagtcctccttagtggcctgcccaattttccaaagattataaaccctcttttttctcctaagctcaagccacaattctctgttgagccaggctggtcttcttccccgctggctcatctttgggcgcatgggaatagaccgctcctgcgccattaggatttgcctcttaaagagcgcccagccttcctggacccctctgcccttcagaaccgcctcccatgggactccaccaactagtgtcctgagcaaaCGGGAAACAAActgaggctgcagctgctcGGTGGCTCCTGGCAGAGAGgggcctcctgcagcacccatcGGGggagcctggagaggagaagcacCAAGAGATGGGCAGGAGAATCAAGTTAGGCCCCTTCCCACAGTGCCACCCACGTCCTGGACTAGGCTGTGGTCTGGGGGACGCAGGGCCAGGACCTGTGCGGTGAGGGGAAGTTTCTCCTCCTCAGAAATCACCTCGGAGCCCTCGGCGGCCGCTGCCCGCCCCAGGTTCCCCGTGGCTCACCTCCCACATGATGAGCCGCCCCGATTTGGTGACCCCGGCCTTCTGCGTCCTGCCAGCAGACACCTGCACCACTTCGGTGTTGAGCATGGGCAGGCGGAGCGGGGTGGTGATGCCGCTCCCCCAGGTGTAGATGGACGACAGGGGAGGAGGGATTCCCGTCCTGGCTGAGCCACCTCGAACACCTGCGGGTCAAACAGCGACGTTTCTTAATGTCCTTTCTCCCGAGTGCCTCTCTGACCCCCTGACACCCAaggaagaggtttttttttttttggaagcttcCTGCCAGGACTCACCCCGTGGCCTGGCGCTGCTCACTCGTCCCCCCGTCCGGCCGTGGGTCACTGCTGGCACGGGAGCCAGGGGCTTTTCAGGCCTGCCAAATGAAAACCCAATCCTTACTGCCAGCTCAGGGCCACCCCAGAAGGTCTGGACAGCCCTACAGCAGAAGCCACAGCTGACTGGCTCACAGAACGGCCTCGGCAGGTGCTTTAAGCCACCTGAGAAAGGGAAGTCGGTGTCAGCGTGCTTCCCCCCCGAGCTCCCAGCTCTCTGTTACCGCCACGACAAGCCCACACCTGCTGCGGCCACAAGCCACAgggcctgcagctgctgcacgtTGGGTACTGCAGCAGAACAGCACGGGGACAACCCTTTGTGGGGCTTGTAACACAGACAACGAGCTGGTCTGACGCGTTGTGAGCCCTGGCAGCCCCTCCCGAGGGGCGCAGCCGTGGCAGGATCGCTTGCCTCCTCATTTTAACGCTGCCCACGTCGGTGTAGAGGTTGAGAAGGGGGCGAATGCAGATGGCCTGGGCCATGATCTCGTTCAGCTGCGGCCGTTTGGAGGGGTCCAGGTTCAGCATGCTGAGGATGAGCTGGCGCAGGTCTGGGCTGTACCTGTCCGATATTGGGGCGAACGTCCCACTCATGATCTTCAGCACCAAGGCAGGGAGATTCTGAGAGAAAACGAGACAGAGACGTACAGTGGCTGGGCAGGCAGAGGCGAGGCCAAGGCTTAAGACACTCTCAGCACTGCCCTCTGCCTTCACATCGTCAGGCGCAGCGAGGAGTGAACCAAGCAGGCATTTTCACCTCTGTAAGGGATCAGGATCACAGCTCCCTGCACTGCACACAAACCCGATCTGTCTTACCGCAGCTTCAAACGCTCTCTTGAGGCTGGCGAGCTCGTACAGCACACAGCCCAAAGCCCAGATGTCGCTCTTCTGGTTGTAAGGCTTCCCTTCACAGAGCTCTGGGGAGATGTAGCAGGGAGTTCCCACAACCtgaaagggatggagaaatCTACAGCGACGCTGTGAAAGGCAGGAAGGTGGAAGAACAGCTTGGTTTACAGCCCAGGGCACTGACTGGCTGGAGCACCAAAGCTCAGGGGAGCTGGGCGTTTGTTCCCCGGTGTCAAAGTCTGGCTGACAATCTCGGTAAAAAATATGAGGATTTGCCTCCTGGAGGCCTCCCTTGCACATACTGAGATTTCCTCTCATTTTGCTCCTGTTCACTTGAGAGAATCAAAGCCCAGAGCAATGAGCACGATATAAACGCCCAGCCAGGTCTGACCAGGTAGGGAACGATACCAAAATCTCAGGCACAGAGAGGAGATTAAGGCAAGGCAGGACAGCGGGGCACTGGCAGGAATTCAGGTGCCAGGTGTGTGTCAAATGAGCCTGCAAACACCATCCCTTAGGGTGGCAACAGGAGAATCTCAACTGACCCTCACCAAGCAGCTCTTGCCCACTTTTCTGCAGCCTAAAGAACCACAACAAATTTGGGCACAAAGCTACCAGCCTGTATGAACTCCGAGGAGCAAGGCAGCACTGCGTGGCCTGCTGCGAGTATCCTACCTCCAACCTTACTCCTACTGCAGCTCCCTAAAGACCATCACGAGCCAAGCCCAGCATTTCCAGCCTGCTGCCGTGGCTGTAAGCAGCTCCCCTGCGAGGCCAGGCCACCCACCGTGTAGGCTTTGCTCTTGCTGCTCAGGATTTTGGAGATGCCAAAGTCCCCAATCTTGACGATCATGCGGTGCTTGTCCAAGAGGATGTTCTGCGTCTTCAGGTCGCGGTGCAGGATCTGCTTGGTGTGCACGTGGTGAAGAGCCAGGAGGATCTGCACGAAGAAGTGCAGGATGGTGTCCTCATCCAGCAAGGAGTTGCAGCGCTTGTGAATAAACTCCGCCAGCGTGCCCCCTGCAAAAGGGCAGCCAAGGGCTGTCAGCAAGGGTGGCTGCACAGGGCAGCACGAGCCCAGTCTAAAAATGTGGGGGATTTAGCATCTTAATGAGCCAAGCACATGGGAAAGAACACGTCCTGGTGGGACATGTGGCACGTTCTCTCCGTGCTCCCGAGACCGTGCAGAGAACAATGGCAGCACAGTTGGTGGGATGAAGAAACAGCGAGGGAGAAGTCGCTGTTGACACACTGTCAAAGGCAGCAGGAAAACGGAACGCGAAAATTACAGCTCCTGGAGCCCTGTCAGGACACAAACCTCGATGGCAGAACAAGATAAGCCTGTTCTGCAGACAAAAATTCTTGCAGTCCAAGAGGCCACGTGGCACTGAGAGGCCCCTGTCGAGAAGGAGAGGTCTCAATTCAGGTTTCCTGCGAAACTTTTAACAAGCTCTCATGCAAATGTTGAGTTAATCTTACACTCCACGGCAAGTCTCGTTAGAAATCACATCTTCCCACACAGATCTGTGCGACCAACAGCGTGGCCAAGAGCTGACAAAAGGAAACACAAGCGAAACCCAAACCCGGGGCAGATGGTGGAACGCTTATCATCGGCACGGGTGTCAGAAATCTCTTTGTATCTGTTAGGAGTAGCGGGCATAAGGCATGTAAGCACAGAAATACGGGACGGCTGGGGGTTGGCAGGGACCCGTGGAGGTCCTCACGTCCACCCCCTGCTCACTACAGACGATTGCCCAGGCCCACGACCAGATGGCTTCTGAGGATCTCCAGGGAGGGCGACTTcagcacctctctgggcaacctgtgccagtgcccagCCACTTGGCTCTTGGTCAGCTTGGCACCCACCAGGACGCACAGATGCTGCTCTGGAAAGATCTATAAGGGCCGTGTCTGCTCCAGAAGGCCTCGTTTGTAGTCTTGGGGGGTTCTGGAGGACAAAATTAGGCCACAGCAGATGGACCCATGGCGAGCTGAATGCTTGGTGTCCCCTGGAGCTGTCACAGGCTCGAGGGGCGAGCGGGGCGCACCTGGGGCGTACTCCATGGCGATCATGAGGGCCTTGTCCTCCAGGAAGTTCTCGTAGTACTCGATGACGTTGGGGTGGCTGAGCAGCTTCAGCACCTGGCACTCGTTCTGCGCCGCCAGCCGCTCGTCCTTGCTCATCTGCTCCACGGGGATCTGCTTCAGGATGACCAGCTTCTGGTCGGCCTTGCGCAGGCAAAGGTGGACGATGCTGCGGGGAcacaggggggggggggacacacagggaGCCCTTGGGTGACACTTGGGCCTGGGGCTGtcgcgttgccatggcaacggggCCTGCATGGCAACCCCTTCCCCATCCCGGGGGGGGTGCCatgtcccgtcccccccccccttttcccgTTCCCATGGCAACAGCCAGGGTCAGCCCCCACCCCAGGGTGCCACCCTGACCccgcgttgccatggcaacgggcCCCGGAGCCTGGTTGCCATGGTAACGAGGCCTGCGGCCTACCACCCCGCGGTGCCCTgccgccccccaccccctcaccccctcacccccagagcccccctcAGCCGCCAGCCGTCCCCCCTCACCCGAAGgcccctctccccaccacccGGATCCGTTCGTATTTCTCCATCGCTCCCCTTGCAGGCCCAGGCCCCCCCCGTCTCCATGGAGACACTTCCGGGTTCCTCTACGGCGGCCGCGGGCGGACAAAACTCC
This DNA window, taken from Anas acuta chromosome 19, bAnaAcu1.1, whole genome shotgun sequence, encodes the following:
- the NEK8 gene encoding serine/threonine-protein kinase Nek8 isoform X2, yielding MSKDERLAAQNECQVLKLLSHPNVIEYYENFLEDKALMIAMEYAPGGTLAEFIHKRCNSLLDEDTILHFFVQILLALHHVHTKQILHRDLKTQNILLDKHRMIVKIGDFGISKILSSKSKAYTVVGTPCYISPELCEGKPYNQKSDIWALGCVLYELASLKRAFEAANLPALVLKIMSGTFAPISDRYSPDLRQLILSMLNLDPSKRPQLNEIMAQAICIRPLLNLYTDVGSVKMRRPEKPLAPVPAVTHGRTGGRVSSARPRGVRGGSARTGIPPPLSSIYTWGSGITTPLRLPMLNTEVVQVSAGRTQKAGVTKSGRLIMWEAPPMGAAGGPSLPGATEQLQPQFVSRFLEGQSGVTIKHVSCGDLFTACLTDRGIIMTFGSGSNGCLGHGNFTDVSQPKIVEALLGYEMVQVACGASHVLAVSNEREVFAWGRGDNGRLGLGTLECHNSPQQVAVPPEHEAQRVICGIDSSMVLTVKNQILACGSNRCNKLGLDQIRSAEEPSPEDQVEEATVFTCAQSAPLNQEPIVCADIGTAHSAAVTASGQCYTFGSNQHGQLGTNSCRNSRVPHLVVGLQAMKVTVVACGDAFTVAIGADGEVCTWGKGARGRLGRKDEETGAPRPVQLEETHPYLVTSVACCHGNTLLAVKPAVEESPPQ
- the NEK8 gene encoding serine/threonine-protein kinase Nek8 isoform X1; the encoded protein is MEKYERIRVVGRGAFGIVHLCLRKADQKLVILKQIPVEQMSKDERLAAQNECQVLKLLSHPNVIEYYENFLEDKALMIAMEYAPGGTLAEFIHKRCNSLLDEDTILHFFVQILLALHHVHTKQILHRDLKTQNILLDKHRMIVKIGDFGISKILSSKSKAYTVVGTPCYISPELCEGKPYNQKSDIWALGCVLYELASLKRAFEAANLPALVLKIMSGTFAPISDRYSPDLRQLILSMLNLDPSKRPQLNEIMAQAICIRPLLNLYTDVGSVKMRRPEKPLAPVPAVTHGRTGGRVSSARPRGVRGGSARTGIPPPLSSIYTWGSGITTPLRLPMLNTEVVQVSAGRTQKAGVTKSGRLIMWEAPPMGAAGGPSLPGATEQLQPQFVSRFLEGQSGVTIKHVSCGDLFTACLTDRGIIMTFGSGSNGCLGHGNFTDVSQPKIVEALLGYEMVQVACGASHVLAVSNEREVFAWGRGDNGRLGLGTLECHNSPQQVAVPPEHEAQRVICGIDSSMVLTVKNQILACGSNRCNKLGLDQIRSAEEPSPEDQVEEATVFTCAQSAPLNQEPIVCADIGTAHSAAVTASGQCYTFGSNQHGQLGTNSCRNSRVPHLVVGLQAMKVTVVACGDAFTVAIGADGEVCTWGKGARGRLGRKDEETGAPRPVQLEETHPYLVTSVACCHGNTLLAVKPAVEESPPQ